A part of Ziziphus jujuba cultivar Dongzao chromosome 8, ASM3175591v1 genomic DNA contains:
- the LOC107413076 gene encoding mRNA cap guanine-N7 methyltransferase 2 isoform X2, translating into MSQFAGGSRTESTHHRLYEFAKSALIKIFVHPYATVCDLYCGGGVDAEKWDEAQIGHYIGIDASSSGINQIKEAWESQRKAYTAEFFEVDPCMEDIEMHLQEKSNMADLVCCLQDLQLCFQTEERARRLLQNVSLLLKPGGYFFGITPDSSTIWAKYQKNVEAYHNRSSGMKPNIVPNCIRSESYMITFEVEEEKFPLFGKKYQLKFTNDNSAETRCLVHFPSFIRLAREAGLEYVEIQNLTEFYDDNRAQFAGMLINSGPNLVDPRGRLLPRSYDILGYNFQS; encoded by the exons ATGAGTCAGTTCGCGGGTGGTTCGCGAACCGAGTCAACTCATCATCGTCTCTACGAGTTTGCTAAGTCTGCCCTTATCAAGATCTTCGTTCACCCCTACGCCACG GTATGTGATTTGTATTGTGGAGGAGGAGTGGACGCAGAGAAGTGGGAtgaagctcaaattggtcacTACATTGGAATTG aTGCTTCATCTTCTGGAATAAACCAGATAAAAGAAGCATGGGAGAGCCAGAGGAAGGCTTACACTGCTGAGTTTTTTGAGGTTGACCCTTGCATG GAAGATATAGAAATGCATTTGCAGGAGAAGAGCAATATGGCTGATTTAGTTTGCTGCTTACAAGACTTGCAG CTATGTTTCCAAACTGAGGAGAGAGCAAGGAGACTTCTTCAGAATGTGTCATTATTGTTGAAACCTGGGGGTTATTTTTTCGGTATTACTCCTGACTCATCTACAATATG GGCAAAGTACcaaaagaatgtggaagccTACCACAACAGGAGTAGTGGCATGAAGCCTAACATTGTGCCCAATTGCATTCGATCAGAAAGCTACATGATCACTTTTGAAGTTGAGGAAGAAAA GTTCCCATTATTTGGAAAGAAATACCAgctaaaattcacaaatgataACTCTGCTGAGACACGTTGCTTGGTTCATTTCCCAAGCTTCATCAG GTTGGCCCGAGAAGCTGGTCTTGAGTATGTGGAAATTCAAAACTTAACTGAGTTTTATGACGATAATAG GGCGCAATTTGCAGGCATGCTAATTAATTCTGGTCCCAACCTGGTTGATCCTAGAGGGAGACTTCTTCCTAGATCATATGATATTCTAG GATACAACTTTCAGTCATGA
- the LOC107413076 gene encoding mRNA cap guanine-N7 methyltransferase 2 isoform X1, whose product MSQFAGGSRTESTHHRLYEFAKSALIKIFVHPYATVCDLYCGGGVDAEKWDEAQIGHYIGIDASSSGINQIKEAWESQRKAYTAEFFEVDPCMEDIEMHLQEKSNMADLVCCLQDLQLCFQTEERARRLLQNVSLLLKPGGYFFGITPDSSTIWAKYQKNVEAYHNRSSGMKPNIVPNCIRSESYMITFEVEEEKFPLFGKKYQLKFTNDNSAETRCLVHFPSFIRLAREAGLEYVEIQNLTEFYDDNRAQFAGMLINSGPNLVDPRGRLLPRSYDILGLYTTFIFQKPDPDIAPPLMTPLLQDTTFSHDEVLPKEWQGNGWRDEEKTVHVEPPVGLGKISEQKGILGPGPAELRFPEAL is encoded by the exons ATGAGTCAGTTCGCGGGTGGTTCGCGAACCGAGTCAACTCATCATCGTCTCTACGAGTTTGCTAAGTCTGCCCTTATCAAGATCTTCGTTCACCCCTACGCCACG GTATGTGATTTGTATTGTGGAGGAGGAGTGGACGCAGAGAAGTGGGAtgaagctcaaattggtcacTACATTGGAATTG aTGCTTCATCTTCTGGAATAAACCAGATAAAAGAAGCATGGGAGAGCCAGAGGAAGGCTTACACTGCTGAGTTTTTTGAGGTTGACCCTTGCATG GAAGATATAGAAATGCATTTGCAGGAGAAGAGCAATATGGCTGATTTAGTTTGCTGCTTACAAGACTTGCAG CTATGTTTCCAAACTGAGGAGAGAGCAAGGAGACTTCTTCAGAATGTGTCATTATTGTTGAAACCTGGGGGTTATTTTTTCGGTATTACTCCTGACTCATCTACAATATG GGCAAAGTACcaaaagaatgtggaagccTACCACAACAGGAGTAGTGGCATGAAGCCTAACATTGTGCCCAATTGCATTCGATCAGAAAGCTACATGATCACTTTTGAAGTTGAGGAAGAAAA GTTCCCATTATTTGGAAAGAAATACCAgctaaaattcacaaatgataACTCTGCTGAGACACGTTGCTTGGTTCATTTCCCAAGCTTCATCAG GTTGGCCCGAGAAGCTGGTCTTGAGTATGTGGAAATTCAAAACTTAACTGAGTTTTATGACGATAATAG GGCGCAATTTGCAGGCATGCTAATTAATTCTGGTCCCAACCTGGTTGATCCTAGAGGGAGACTTCTTCCTAGATCATATGATATTCTAG GTCTGTATACCACATTTATATTCCAAAAACCTGACCCAGATATTGCTCCTCCTCTTATGACCCCATTATTACAGGATACAACTTTCAGTCATGATGAG GTGTTGCCAAAAGAATGGCAGGGGAATGGTTGGAGAGACGAAGAAAAGACCGTGCATGTGGAACCGCCTGTGGGGCTAGGCAAGATTAGTGAACAAAAAGGAATTTTGGGTCCTGGTCCTGCAGAATTGCGTTTCCCTGAGGCACTTTGA